The genomic DNA CCAGTGCCACCCCCAGCTTGCAACGTGCCCACTTAGCTAAGTGAGGGAGGCTGGTAATGAACATGGCAGAGAGAAGCCCTAAACCTGGCTAGATGGGGTTGGACCTGCCACTGAGCCTCAGAGACCCTTTGGAGACTTCCGTGTGCACCGTGGACAGAGGCAGATGCTCGGACTCCTCCACAGGGACGCTCTGCTGGCAAGTCAGCACCAAGGCCTTGACCTCCTTCTTGAAGTTGGTGTTGAGAAAACCATAGATGAAAGGGTTGACACAGGTAGAGGCCATGGCAAGCAGGTGGCACACCAAGAAGATGAGGTTGCCATGACAGATGGGGATGGCCTCATGGTACCAGTCCTCCAGGCTGTTGAACACATGCAGGGGCAGCCAAAGCACAGCAAAGGCAGCCACCATGACCACAAGGACCACATTGATCCGCTTCATCTGCCAAGCCCGAAAGCTGTAGGTGCCCTTGCGGAATACCCGCCCCCGCTTCCGCAGACGCTGGTAGATGCGAGCGTAGCAGACCAAGATGAAGGCCAGTGGGATGCAGTACTGGAAGAGCAGCAGAAAGGTGGTGTAGATGATGCGGTGATGGTCCAGTGGCCAGGACTCAGTACAGACCACCTTATCCACCAGAAACTCCAGAGCCTTGGAGTGGTTCTTATGAAAGACATTCTCTAGGATGCTGT from Phocoena phocoena chromosome 16, mPhoPho1.1, whole genome shotgun sequence includes the following:
- the NPY4R2 gene encoding neuropeptide Y receptor type 4-2 yields the protein MNISHFLALLFPESPQGQNRSKSSSLYTPYNFSDYCQDSIDPMVFIVTSYSIETIVGVLGNLCLICVTIRQKEKANVTNLLIANLAFSDFLMCLICQPLTAIYTIMDYWIFGEVLCKISAFIQCMSVTVSILSLVLVALERHQLIINPTGWKPSVSQAYLGIVVIWLIAGFLSLPFLANSILENVFHKNHSKALEFLVDKVVCTESWPLDHHRIIYTTFLLLFQYCIPLAFILVCYARIYQRLRKRGRVFRKGTYSFRAWQMKRINVVLVVMVAAFAVLWLPLHVFNSLEDWYHEAIPICHGNLIFLVCHLLAMASTCVNPFIYGFLNTNFKKEVKALVLTCQQSVPVEESEHLPLSTVHTEVSKGSLRLSGRSNPI